In Hoplias malabaricus isolate fHopMal1 chromosome 6, fHopMal1.hap1, whole genome shotgun sequence, a single window of DNA contains:
- the psmb4 gene encoding proteasome subunit beta type-4 has protein sequence MALSSFPPKSQLKMEASGVKMSFWENGPKPGQFYSLPGAGHTTAPGCGPIKHTLNPMVTGTSVLGVKFTGGVIIAADMLGSYGSLARFRNISRLMKVNDNTILGASGDYADYQHLKQMIEQMVIDEELLGDGHSYSPKAIHSWLTRVMYNRRSRMNPLWNTVVIGGFYNGESFLGYVDKLGVAYEAPTVATGFGAYLAQPLMREVLENKVEITKDEARELIERCLKVLYYRDARSYNRHEIAIVTEGGVEIVGPLSSETNWDIAHMVSGFE, from the exons ATGGCTCTGAGCTCATTTCCGCCCAAGTCGCAGTTGAAGATGGAGGCGAGTGGAGTGAAGATGAGTTTCTGGGAGAACGGACCGAAACCTGGGCAGTTTTACAGTCTTCCAGGAGCCGGCCACACTACAGCTCCAGGATGCGGGcccattaaacacacact TAACCCGATGGTGACGGGGACATCAGTACTGGGCGTGAAATTCACAGGTGGTGTCATCATTGCCGCTGATATGCTCGGTTCTTATGGCTCTCTGGCCCGATTCCGTAACATCTCTCGTCTCATGAAAGTCAATGACAACACCATCCTTGGAGCTTCTGGGGATTATGCAGACTACCAGCACCTCAAACAGATGATTGAACAGATGGT GATTGATGAGGAGCTTCTTGGAGATGGCCACAGTTACAGTCCCAAAGCCATTCATTCCTGGCTTACTCGTGTCATGTACAATCGGCGCAGCAGGATGAACCCACTGTGGAATACTGTCGTAATTGGTGGATTCTACAACGGAGAAAG CTTCCTTGGCTACGTTGACAAGCTTGGTGTTGCATACGAAGCCCCAACAGTAGCAACAGGATTTGGTGCCTACTTGGCTCAG CCCTTAATGAGGGAGGTGTTGGAGAACAAGGTAGAAATTACCAAGGATGAGGCCAGGGAGCTGATAGAGCGATGCCTCAAAGTGTTGTACTATCGGGATGCTCGATCTTACAACAGA CATGAGATTGCCATTGTGACAGAAGGAGGTGTTGAGATTGTTGGGCCACTGTCATCAGAAACAAACTGGGATATTGCTCACATGGTCAG TGGGTTTGAATGA